A stretch of the Clostridium botulinum genome encodes the following:
- a CDS encoding tetratricopeptide repeat protein, with protein sequence MSKIKKLYTKAFTKYERGYIDDAIDVCEEIMSLNMKHRPSINLKGLLYYFKGDLQSASALWKLNYEVNNDKVSKKYLDGLKEDEKIFSVYVSAIEYIRKNRFNDALDLLRKCKESDYNRINVDNNIATCYIKLGEYNKAVECVNRVLEIDVKNPIAIKNKKKLMKQGINKNFVKPRKSNLVFISVIVILLIGVGIASKDFVAKKIKNISKNDAIQENTLNKKNEKIKNKVIDKNITKVSVNEKFPSNALNKALESKDFNKIYLLANPWIGKKLDTNEKTILSRAEDILKDEGVKYFYNTGRECVESNDKWDMAIDNLTKAYDYGKDSYLYGHILFMLGVSYQNKQDVKDALKYYTEYDKKYPNENYIQEVLYRTTILYKNVDLNKAKEYGEKLLKNYPDCEYSNSKIKAIVSK encoded by the coding sequence ATGAGCAAGATAAAAAAGCTATATACAAAAGCATTTACTAAATATGAGCGTGGATATATCGATGATGCTATTGATGTATGTGAAGAAATAATGTCCTTAAATATGAAACATAGACCATCTATAAATCTTAAAGGGTTATTATATTATTTTAAGGGGGATCTTCAAAGTGCATCGGCCCTTTGGAAATTAAATTATGAAGTTAATAATGATAAGGTATCTAAAAAATATTTGGACGGATTAAAAGAAGATGAAAAAATATTTTCTGTTTATGTATCAGCTATAGAATATATAAGAAAAAATAGATTTAATGATGCATTAGATTTACTTAGAAAGTGTAAAGAAAGTGACTATAATAGAATAAATGTAGATAATAATATTGCTACATGTTATATAAAATTAGGAGAATATAATAAAGCTGTTGAGTGTGTAAATAGAGTTTTAGAGATAGATGTAAAAAATCCAATAGCAATTAAAAATAAAAAGAAATTAATGAAACAAGGTATAAACAAAAATTTTGTAAAACCTAGGAAAAGTAACTTGGTTTTTATATCAGTAATAGTAATTTTATTAATAGGTGTAGGTATAGCTAGTAAAGATTTTGTGGCAAAGAAGATAAAAAATATATCTAAAAATGATGCCATACAAGAAAATACACTAAATAAAAAAAATGAGAAAATAAAAAATAAAGTTATCGATAAAAATATTACAAAAGTTAGTGTTAATGAAAAATTTCCTAGTAATGCATTAAATAAAGCTTTAGAAAGTAAAGATTTTAACAAAATTTATTTACTTGCAAACCCATGGATAGGTAAAAAACTTGATACAAATGAAAAAACGATTTTAAGCAGGGCAGAGGACATTCTTAAAGACGAAGGAGTTAAGTATTTTTATAATACAGGAAGAGAATGTGTAGAATCTAATGATAAGTGGGATATGGCTATAGATAATCTTACAAAGGCATATGATTATGGTAAGGATAGTTATCTATATGGACATATATTATTTATGTTAGGTGTATCATATCAAAATAAACAAGATGTTAAAGATGCATTAAAATATTATACAGAGTATGATAAAAAATATCCCAATGAAAATTATATACAAGAAGTATTATATAGAACTACTATTTTATATAAAAATGTAGATTTGAATAAGGCAAAAGAATATGGTGAAAAATTATTAAAAAATTATCCAGATTGTGAATATTCTAATTCTAAGATTAAAGCTATAGTAAGTAAATAG
- a CDS encoding DUF4652 domain-containing protein — translation MKFNITSVKKKTVYSLCALMTISAIGFSGCSNSKDEVKKQDVSMETNKQENINKNENIKDDTKQLKPNKQQKSSDKNSTNKSKAISDMKFIKKKINEKIEPKFATKWKEASKNKISACIEGKGPDAEEEGVGEIYIKNLKSKEMLSLNLSQKQQKDTPKYIEWFDDNNLMVIIGSAHGTVSQGGNLYKVNVNTGETTEIYNTKDKKRQVLSVKRNVDKLNLNILVYENDDLLNSHKESKTINIK, via the coding sequence ATGAAATTTAATATAACAAGCGTAAAGAAAAAAACCGTATATTCTTTATGTGCACTTATGACAATTTCTGCAATAGGGTTTAGTGGATGTTCAAATAGTAAAGATGAAGTGAAGAAACAAGATGTTAGTATGGAGACAAATAAACAAGAAAATATAAATAAAAATGAAAACATAAAGGATGACACAAAACAATTAAAACCCAATAAACAACAAAAATCTTCAGATAAAAATTCAACTAATAAATCTAAAGCAATAAGTGATATGAAATTTATAAAGAAAAAAATAAATGAAAAAATAGAACCTAAATTCGCTACAAAGTGGAAGGAAGCAAGTAAAAATAAAATAAGTGCGTGTATAGAAGGAAAAGGACCTGATGCTGAAGAAGAAGGCGTTGGTGAAATATACATTAAAAATTTAAAGAGTAAAGAAATGTTGTCATTGAATCTTTCTCAAAAACAACAAAAGGATACTCCTAAATATATAGAATGGTTTGATGATAACAATTTAATGGTTATAATTGGAAGCGCTCATGGTACAGTTTCACAAGGTGGAAATTTATATAAAGTTAATGTAAATACAGGTGAAACTACTGAAATTTACAATACAAAAGATAAAAAAAGACAAGTATTATCTGTAAAGCGAAATGTGGATAAATTAAATCTTAATATATTAGTTTATGAAAATGATGATTTATTAAATTCACATAAAGAAAGTAAAACTATTAATATAAAATAA
- a CDS encoding NAD(P)/FAD-dependent oxidoreductase, whose protein sequence is MTIRINNIVLDINENHDVLYKKAAKKLRIDKTDIKSLKIIKESIDARKKNNIRYTYSIEINCDNESKVVSRAKSGDVKIEKEEIKEEFIFGSQKLNNRPIVVGMGPAGMFAALSLAQNGYKPIVIERGEKVEERTKSVEEFWRSGKLNLNSNVQFGEGGAGTFSDGKLTTRIKDKRCDFVLREFVKAGAPEEITYMGKPHIGTDILKDVVKNIRNEIISLGGEIKFNSKLEDIKIKDSKIVSIIVNGDEIPCETLVLALGHSARDTYEMLFNRGIFMSPKAFAIGVRIEHSQNFINENQYGKFKDHPRLKAADYRLAYTSKNTNRAVYSFCMCPGGEVVAASSEEGRLVTNGMSYYSRDKENANSAIVVTVGENDFIGDTPLKGMEFQRHYESLACNLGGGDYIAPVQLVGDFLNDRVSTRLGCIKPTYKPGYAFKDLRKCLPNGVIDTLKEGLVEFDKKIHGFATDDVVMTGIETRTSAPVKIERNENLESISVKGLYPSGEGAGFAGGIISAAVDGLKSAESIMKKYLPI, encoded by the coding sequence ATGACGATAAGAATAAACAATATAGTTTTAGACATAAATGAAAATCATGATGTTCTATATAAAAAAGCTGCTAAAAAGTTAAGAATAGATAAAACGGACATAAAGAGTTTAAAGATAATTAAAGAATCAATTGATGCTAGAAAAAAGAATAATATAAGATATACCTATAGCATTGAAATAAATTGTGACAATGAATCTAAAGTAGTTTCTAGAGCAAAAAGTGGTGATGTAAAGATTGAAAAAGAAGAAATTAAAGAAGAGTTTATTTTTGGAAGCCAAAAATTAAATAACAGACCGATTGTAGTTGGAATGGGACCAGCAGGAATGTTTGCAGCCTTATCATTAGCGCAAAATGGATATAAGCCTATAGTTATTGAACGAGGAGAAAAGGTAGAGGAAAGAACTAAATCAGTAGAGGAATTTTGGAGAAGTGGAAAACTTAATTTAAACTCAAATGTTCAGTTTGGAGAAGGTGGAGCTGGAACATTTTCAGATGGTAAGCTTACTACGAGAATCAAAGACAAAAGATGTGATTTTGTTCTTAGAGAATTTGTAAAAGCAGGTGCACCAGAGGAAATAACTTATATGGGAAAACCGCATATTGGAACTGATATATTAAAAGATGTTGTTAAGAATATAAGAAATGAAATTATAAGTTTGGGTGGGGAAATCAAATTTAATAGTAAACTTGAAGATATAAAAATAAAAGATAGTAAAATAGTATCAATAATAGTAAATGGAGATGAAATACCATGTGAAACATTAGTATTAGCGTTAGGACATAGTGCAAGAGATACCTATGAGATGTTATTTAATAGAGGTATTTTTATGTCTCCAAAAGCTTTTGCAATAGGTGTAAGAATAGAGCATTCTCAAAACTTTATTAATGAAAATCAGTACGGTAAATTTAAGGATCATCCAAGGCTTAAAGCAGCTGATTATAGATTAGCTTATACTAGCAAAAATACAAATAGAGCGGTTTATAGTTTTTGTATGTGTCCAGGAGGAGAAGTTGTAGCGGCATCTTCTGAAGAAGGAAGACTTGTAACAAATGGAATGAGTTATTATAGTAGGGATAAAGAAAATGCTAATTCAGCTATAGTTGTAACTGTTGGAGAAAATGATTTTATAGGGGATACACCTCTTAAGGGAATGGAATTTCAAAGACATTATGAAAGTCTAGCATGTAATCTAGGTGGTGGAGATTATATAGCACCTGTTCAATTAGTAGGAGATTTTTTAAATGATAGAGTTTCAACTAGATTAGGTTGTATAAAACCAACATATAAACCGGGATATGCTTTTAAGGATTTAAGAAAGTGTCTTCCAAATGGAGTTATTGACACATTGAAAGAAGGGTTAGTTGAATTTGATAAGAAAATTCACGGATTTGCAACTGATGATGTAGTTATGACTGGTATAGAGACAAGAACATCGGCACCAGTTAAAATAGAAAGAAATGAAAATCTAGAGAGTATATCAGTAAAAGGATTGTACCCTTCAGGAGAAGGAGCTGGATTTGCCGGAGGAATAATATCAGCAGCCGTAGATGGACTAAAATCAGCAGAGAGTATAATGAAGAAATATCTACCAATATAA
- a CDS encoding NAD(P)/FAD-dependent oxidoreductase, which produces MSKKYDIAIVGSGPAGLEAAINAKIRNKNIIIFGNKDFSPKLLRAPKVNNYLGFYDINGSDLKNKFQEHIKHMGIEIIEERVNAIYAMGEYFSLMINDKIYEARSVILATGIEYGKSLKGEEEFLGKGLGYCATCDAPLYKDKIVTIVGYNKEAEQDANYVSELSSVVYYIPMNNEELNLNDKIKVIRDIPKEVVGNSKVTKLVLKNEEIETDGIFILKDSIAPNQLVPGLEMEDDHIKVDKKMRTNIERCYAAGDCVGKPYQYIKSAGEGLVAALTAVEEL; this is translated from the coding sequence ATGAGTAAAAAGTACGACATAGCTATTGTTGGGAGTGGTCCAGCTGGGCTCGAGGCTGCAATAAATGCTAAGATAAGAAATAAAAATATAATTATATTTGGAAATAAAGATTTTAGTCCAAAACTTTTAAGAGCACCTAAGGTAAATAATTATTTAGGGTTTTATGATATAAATGGAAGTGATCTTAAGAATAAATTTCAAGAACATATAAAGCATATGGGAATAGAAATAATTGAAGAAAGAGTTAACGCTATATATGCAATGGGAGAATATTTTTCATTAATGATAAATGACAAAATATATGAAGCAAGATCAGTAATACTTGCAACTGGCATTGAATATGGAAAGTCTTTAAAAGGAGAAGAAGAGTTTTTAGGCAAGGGACTAGGATATTGCGCTACATGTGATGCTCCCCTTTATAAAGACAAAATAGTAACTATTGTTGGTTATAATAAGGAAGCTGAACAAGATGCTAATTATGTAAGTGAACTTTCATCAGTTGTATATTACATACCAATGAACAATGAGGAGTTAAATTTAAATGATAAAATAAAGGTTATAAGAGATATTCCTAAAGAAGTAGTAGGAAATAGCAAAGTAACAAAACTAGTTTTAAAGAACGAAGAAATTGAAACAGATGGTATATTTATATTAAAAGATAGTATAGCTCCTAATCAGTTAGTACCTGGTTTAGAAATGGAGGATGACCATATAAAGGTTGATAAAAAGATGAGAACTAATATAGAGAGATGTTATGCAGCAGGAGACTGTGTAGGAAAGCCTTATCAGTATATAAAGTCAGCGGGAGAAGGTCTTGTAGCTGCATTAACAGCAGTAGAAGAGTTATAG
- a CDS encoding CdaR family protein, protein MDKQSQQKTLIIKICCVIAAFILWLYTSNDGNTIKTNKISNIPVEIVNSDYLKQSGFVLSPNQDFTTTLNITGKPADVYAVKPENFKLQVDLSVYALKKGDNKVPITIVNKPNSNVSIMNYNSMWVNIKVDNYKEKTVPIEVRVNGGIREGSNKKPILKIDKAVISGAEEYVNSVVKAVAFLGENSVDNDIDRLVSLKAIDKDNKEVNEVSINPKKVRVSIPVNKVKQVGINIKTIGVLPKDYALQGLRVLSGKITITGNSKVLSQIQKIDTEPVNLNNLRIDSSTIKVKLIIPDGIKIDSNIDTVDVEVKLDRLGQQNIIGNLEIKNLSSGLTAKLDRTTISLVISGGKNTINELSSKGIKCYVNLNGLGKGEHKVPVTIDIPKGVNIVSQSYKVVKVIISDNQNSSENAGTNNNQEDTTETNSYPIKKHR, encoded by the coding sequence ATGGATAAACAAAGCCAGCAAAAAACATTGATTATAAAAATTTGTTGTGTAATTGCAGCGTTTATATTATGGCTATACACTTCTAATGATGGAAATACAATAAAAACAAATAAAATATCAAATATTCCCGTTGAAATTGTAAATTCAGATTACTTAAAACAATCAGGATTTGTACTTTCGCCCAATCAAGATTTTACAACTACTTTAAATATAACAGGAAAACCAGCAGATGTATATGCTGTAAAACCTGAAAATTTTAAATTGCAAGTTGATTTGAGTGTTTATGCACTTAAAAAAGGAGATAATAAAGTTCCTATAACTATAGTTAATAAACCTAATAGTAACGTTAGTATTATGAATTATAATAGTATGTGGGTTAACATAAAAGTAGATAATTATAAGGAAAAAACTGTACCAATAGAAGTAAGGGTAAATGGAGGTATACGAGAAGGATCAAATAAAAAGCCAATTTTAAAAATTGATAAAGCCGTAATTAGTGGTGCTGAAGAATATGTAAATTCAGTTGTGAAAGCTGTAGCATTTTTAGGAGAAAATAGTGTAGACAATGATATAGACAGATTAGTATCATTAAAAGCTATTGATAAGGATAATAAGGAAGTTAATGAAGTTTCAATAAATCCTAAAAAAGTAAGAGTATCAATTCCGGTCAATAAAGTTAAACAAGTAGGAATAAATATAAAAACAATAGGAGTTTTGCCTAAAGATTATGCTCTACAAGGACTTAGAGTGTTAAGTGGGAAGATTACCATAACAGGAAATTCAAAAGTTTTATCACAAATACAAAAAATTGACACAGAGCCAGTGAATTTAAATAATTTAAGAATAGATAGTTCAACTATTAAAGTTAAATTAATTATTCCAGATGGTATAAAAATAGATAGTAATATTGATACTGTAGATGTTGAAGTTAAACTAGATAGATTGGGTCAGCAGAATATCATAGGAAATTTAGAAATCAAGAATTTATCAAGTGGACTTACAGCTAAGTTAGACAGGACAACAATATCCTTAGTTATATCGGGTGGGAAAAATACTATAAATGAACTAAGTAGTAAAGGCATAAAATGTTATGTTAATTTAAATGGACTTGGAAAAGGGGAACATAAAGTTCCTGTAACTATCGATATTCCAAAGGGAGTAAATATAGTTTCTCAAAGTTATAAGGTTGTTAAAGTAATAATTTCTGATAATCAAAATAGTAGTGAAAATGCAGGAACAAATAATAATCAAGAAGATACTACTGAGACAAATTCATATCCTATAAAAAAACATAGATAA
- the glmM gene encoding phosphoglucosamine mutase — protein sequence MSRLFGTDGVRGIANTELTADLAFKLGRAGAFVLTEGTHKPKILVGMDTRISGDMLEAALVSGILSVGAEAICVGIVPTPAIAYLTRKYKADAGVVISASHNPVEYNGIKFFNKNGYKLKDELEDRIQSIIENDFEGVPSPTGEHLGKKVVCESAEEDYIEFAKSTIDVDLRGLKIALDCANGASYKTSVETFRELGAEVVVINNDPDGININKNCGSTHPEELMDYVVKQDCDLGLAFDGDADRCLAVDEKGNLIDGDFIMTICGKYLKEKGKLKDNMVVVTVMSNLGLSIAFNEENISTIKTKVGDRYVLEEMVKDGYKLGGEQSGHIIFLDFNTTGDGLVTGLQVAAIVKETGKKLSELASIMTKLPQVLVNAKVPNNMKDIHEKDAEIAEEIRKIEERLNGSGRVLIRPSGTEPLVRVMLEGKDQAELDKIAHALAKMIEEKANV from the coding sequence ATGAGTAGATTGTTTGGAACGGATGGAGTAAGAGGAATTGCGAATACAGAGTTAACAGCGGATCTTGCATTTAAACTAGGCAGAGCTGGAGCTTTCGTTTTAACAGAAGGAACTCATAAGCCTAAAATATTAGTAGGTATGGATACAAGAATATCAGGAGATATGCTAGAAGCTGCATTAGTATCAGGAATTTTATCCGTTGGAGCTGAAGCAATCTGTGTAGGAATTGTACCAACACCTGCAATAGCTTATCTTACAAGAAAGTATAAGGCTGATGCTGGAGTTGTAATTTCAGCTTCTCATAATCCGGTAGAATATAATGGAATTAAGTTTTTTAATAAAAATGGATATAAATTAAAAGATGAATTAGAAGATAGAATTCAAAGTATAATAGAAAACGATTTTGAAGGAGTTCCATCACCAACAGGGGAACACTTAGGAAAAAAAGTTGTATGTGAATCAGCAGAAGAAGATTACATAGAATTTGCAAAATCTACAATAGATGTAGATTTAAGAGGATTAAAAATAGCACTTGATTGTGCTAATGGTGCATCTTATAAAACATCTGTTGAAACATTTAGAGAATTAGGAGCTGAGGTTGTTGTTATTAATAATGACCCAGATGGGATAAATATAAATAAAAATTGTGGATCAACGCATCCAGAAGAATTAATGGATTATGTTGTTAAACAAGATTGTGACTTAGGTCTTGCTTTTGATGGTGATGCAGATAGATGTCTTGCTGTAGATGAAAAGGGAAATCTTATAGATGGAGATTTTATAATGACTATCTGTGGTAAGTATTTAAAAGAAAAAGGTAAGTTAAAAGATAATATGGTAGTTGTAACTGTAATGAGTAACCTTGGATTAAGTATAGCTTTTAATGAAGAAAATATATCTACCATAAAAACTAAAGTTGGAGATAGATATGTTCTTGAGGAAATGGTTAAGGATGGTTATAAACTTGGTGGAGAACAATCAGGTCATATAATTTTCTTAGACTTTAATACAACTGGAGATGGACTTGTAACAGGACTTCAAGTTGCAGCAATAGTTAAGGAAACAGGAAAGAAACTATCTGAACTTGCATCAATAATGACAAAACTTCCACAAGTTTTAGTAAATGCAAAAGTTCCTAATAATATGAAGGATATACACGAAAAAGATGCAGAGATAGCCGAAGAAATAAGAAAAATAGAAGAAAGATTAAATGGTTCAGGAAGAGTATTAATAAGGCCTTCAGGTACAGAACCATTAGTAAGAGTTATGCTAGAAGGAAAAGATCAAGCTGAACTTGATAAAATAGCACATGCTCTTGCTAAAATGATAGAAGAAAAAGCTAATGTGTAA
- a CDS encoding cell wall hydrolase, translating to MKKILVSIITLTSLLTSSFCYANARVIQDSETKTLYKEESQIVTVFNSKGDNFCITKNDINLMAQIVYAESCAEPYEGKVAVASVILNRLKDSHFPNNIESVVKQKSAFSCVINGKINVIPDKHCFNAVMDALKGKDPTNNAVFFYNPKIATSSWMKNINKHNVKRIGNHVFFIVK from the coding sequence ATGAAAAAAATTCTTGTTAGCATAATAACATTAACTTCATTATTAACATCTTCATTTTGTTATGCTAACGCAAGGGTAATACAGGATTCTGAAACTAAAACCTTATACAAAGAAGAATCCCAAATTGTAACTGTCTTTAATTCTAAGGGTGATAATTTCTGCATAACTAAAAACGATATAAATTTAATGGCTCAAATTGTATATGCAGAAAGTTGTGCTGAACCTTACGAAGGTAAGGTAGCTGTTGCTTCAGTTATATTAAATAGACTTAAAGATTCACACTTTCCTAATAACATAGAAAGTGTAGTAAAACAAAAATCTGCTTTTTCATGTGTTATAAATGGGAAAATTAATGTAATTCCTGACAAACATTGTTTCAATGCAGTTATGGATGCACTTAAAGGAAAAGACCCTACAAACAATGCTGTTTTTTTCTATAACCCAAAGATAGCCACATCCTCTTGGATGAAAAATATAAATAAACATAACGTTAAAAGAATAGGTAATCACGTCTTTTTTATAGTAAAATAA
- the trxA gene encoding thioredoxin, whose product MIKEIGQSNFTKEVINSEEAVVVDFWAPWCGPCKMLGPVMEELAHDMAHKAKFFKINIDENPEIAQKLQISSIPNVMVFKEGKVVENMVGFRPKKDFKEVLEKHI is encoded by the coding sequence ATGATAAAAGAAATCGGACAATCAAACTTTACAAAGGAAGTTATAAATTCAGAAGAAGCAGTAGTAGTAGATTTCTGGGCTCCATGGTGTGGACCATGTAAAATGCTAGGACCTGTAATGGAAGAGTTAGCACATGATATGGCACATAAAGCTAAATTTTTTAAAATAAATATAGATGAAAATCCTGAAATTGCTCAAAAACTTCAAATATCTAGCATACCTAATGTAATGGTATTTAAGGAAGGTAAAGTAGTAGAAAATATGGTTGGATTTAGACCTAAAAAAGATTTTAAAGAAGTTCTTGAAAAACATATTTAG
- the cdaA gene encoding diadenylate cyclase CdaA, with the protein MDFINIVTNTVKNISVFSVLDILVVSYMFYKFYMLMNETRAEQLLKGILFIILLIPISSLLHLTMLNWILEKTLTIGVLSLIIIFQPEIRKALEHIGRSAFTDKHILEDKEKMDEVITEIVDAVENLSKSRTGALIIIEQTTGLGDIMSTGTRIDSIVSSALLENIFVVNTPLHDGASIIRNDRIAASGCFLPLTNNTEINKKLGTRHRAAIGVSEICDALVIIVSEETGVISLAVNGNLTRHYTKERLKDILIKIITYRQTKKVTYREKVKSWINKASKKH; encoded by the coding sequence ATGGATTTTATAAATATAGTCACCAATACAGTTAAAAATATTAGTGTATTTTCTGTATTAGATATTTTAGTGGTATCATATATGTTTTATAAATTTTATATGTTAATGAATGAAACACGTGCAGAACAATTATTAAAAGGAATATTATTTATAATTTTACTGATTCCTATAAGTAGTTTACTTCATCTAACAATGTTAAATTGGATTCTTGAAAAGACACTTACTATAGGAGTTCTTTCTCTTATAATTATATTTCAACCGGAAATCAGAAAAGCGTTAGAACATATAGGAAGAAGTGCCTTTACAGATAAGCATATATTAGAAGATAAAGAAAAAATGGATGAAGTTATAACAGAAATAGTAGATGCGGTAGAAAATTTATCTAAGTCGAGAACAGGAGCACTTATTATAATTGAGCAGACAACAGGACTTGGAGATATAATGAGTACTGGAACTAGAATTGACTCTATTGTTTCTTCTGCATTACTTGAAAATATTTTTGTTGTAAATACACCTCTTCATGATGGGGCATCTATTATAAGAAATGATAGAATTGCTGCATCAGGATGTTTTTTGCCTTTAACAAATAATACAGAAATAAATAAAAAATTGGGAACAAGACATAGAGCTGCTATAGGAGTTTCTGAAATTTGTGATGCATTAGTTATAATTGTTTCAGAAGAAACAGGGGTTATTTCACTTGCTGTTAATGGAAATTTAACAAGACATTATACAAAAGAAAGACTTAAGGATATTCTTATAAAAATAATTACATATAGACAGACCAAAAAGGTAACTTATAGGGAGAAGGTGAAGTCATGGATAAACAAAGCCAGCAAAAAACATTGA
- the ptsP gene encoding phosphoenolpyruvate--protein phosphotransferase, which translates to MRKGIPASKGYAIGEVLLKENKEINIVEKIIDNLEEEKRRLQLAIKNSKKQLKKIREKAEKELGSEKGAVFDSHMMLLDDPEFTGAVIMNIESNKINAEKALSDVIDMYMGIFESMEDEYMKERAADVKDVGNRILNNLLENGENEEINLKENTIIVAHDLTPSDTAQIDKSKVIGFVTNIGGRTSHSSIMARTLEIPAVVGLKDITRNVKNGDVMIIDGNKGEVIINPDISVIDEYANKKLEFQKEKKKLKRLIDVETVTKEGKHIEVCGNIGKAQDIDQILENGGDGVGLFRTEFLYMDRQDMPTEEEQFEAYKYVAERGNGKPIVIRTLDIGGDKKLPYLPLQEEMNPFLGYRAIRLCLDRKEIFKVQLRALLRASAFGNIKIMFPMISSLDEFKESKELLKECMNQLNKEAKNFNKNIEVGIMVEIPAAAICANEFAKYVDFFSIGTNDLIQYTLAADRMNEKVSYLYNPKHPAILKLIKMTIDAAHKEGKWCGMCGEAAGDEEMIPILVQYGLDEFSMSATSILKAKQIIMEN; encoded by the coding sequence ATGAGGAAAGGTATACCTGCATCTAAAGGATATGCTATTGGAGAAGTTTTATTAAAAGAGAATAAAGAAATTAACATAGTAGAAAAAATTATAGATAATTTAGAAGAAGAAAAAAGAAGATTACAATTAGCCATAAAAAATTCAAAAAAGCAGTTAAAAAAAATAAGAGAAAAAGCTGAAAAAGAACTTGGAAGTGAGAAAGGGGCTGTATTTGATAGTCATATGATGCTTTTAGATGATCCAGAATTTACAGGAGCCGTTATAATGAATATAGAATCAAATAAAATCAATGCAGAAAAAGCATTAAGTGATGTAATTGATATGTATATGGGCATATTTGAATCTATGGAAGATGAATATATGAAAGAAAGAGCTGCAGATGTTAAGGATGTAGGGAATAGAATACTTAATAATCTTCTAGAAAACGGAGAAAATGAAGAGATTAATTTAAAAGAAAATACAATTATAGTTGCACATGATCTAACACCATCTGATACTGCTCAAATAGATAAAAGTAAAGTTATAGGTTTTGTAACCAATATAGGAGGTAGAACATCACATAGTTCAATAATGGCAAGAACATTAGAAATACCAGCTGTAGTTGGTCTTAAGGACATAACACGTAATGTTAAAAATGGTGATGTAATGATAATAGATGGAAATAAGGGTGAAGTCATAATAAATCCAGACATATCTGTTATAGATGAATATGCTAATAAAAAGTTAGAATTTCAAAAAGAAAAGAAAAAATTAAAAAGGTTAATAGATGTAGAAACTGTTACAAAAGAGGGAAAACATATAGAAGTATGTGGTAATATAGGAAAGGCTCAAGATATAGATCAAATATTAGAAAATGGTGGAGATGGAGTGGGGCTTTTTAGGACAGAATTTTTATATATGGACAGACAAGATATGCCTACAGAAGAAGAACAATTTGAGGCTTATAAATATGTAGCTGAAAGAGGAAATGGAAAACCTATAGTGATAAGAACACTTGATATAGGTGGAGATAAAAAATTGCCTTATTTACCGTTACAAGAAGAAATGAATCCTTTTTTAGGCTATAGAGCTATACGACTTTGTTTAGATAGAAAAGAAATATTTAAAGTTCAATTAAGAGCACTATTAAGAGCATCAGCCTTTGGAAACATAAAAATAATGTTTCCTATGATTTCATCATTAGATGAATTTAAAGAATCAAAGGAGCTTCTTAAAGAATGTATGAATCAGCTGAATAAAGAGGCAAAAAATTTTAATAAAAATATAGAAGTTGGTATAATGGTAGAAATACCGGCAGCAGCTATATGTGCCAATGAATTTGCAAAATACGTGGACTTTTTTAGTATAGGTACTAATGATTTAATACAATATACTCTAGCTGCTGACAGAATGAATGAAAAGGTATCATATCTTTATAATCCTAAGCATCCAGCTATATTAAAGCTAATAAAAATGACAATTGATGCTGCACATAAAGAAGGAAAGTGGTGTGGTATGTGTGGAGAAGCAGCTGGAGATGAAGAAATGATACCTATTTTAGTTCAGTATGGATTAGATGAATTTTCTATGAGTGCTACATCTATACTAAAAGCAAAGCAAATTATAATGGAAAATTAA